One genomic segment of Bos javanicus breed banteng chromosome 23, ARS-OSU_banteng_1.0, whole genome shotgun sequence includes these proteins:
- the LOC133236627 gene encoding uncharacterized protein LOC133236627, whose product MQWIARRRRLPECCGRQLKNGSRKLLLTMNEGIRFTRQGPPAKLRFPAGFSNHICISPPLNPPRTVPTAHWASVSFLPSQSWSRTATCRFQLAAAHHGCRGDRASICILFLDWLGRSVGFWWWGVKSAFSPTEDHALYRLLPRPRPPAGRALLTWAGLRTPQTQCGFNLERKFRFWKLSR is encoded by the coding sequence ATGCAATGGATTGCGAGGCGGCGGCGGCTGCCCGAGTGCTGCGGCCGGCAGCTGAAAAATGGCTCCAGGAAGCTGCTGCTGACAATGAATGAAGGGATACGGTTTACGCGCCAAGGTCCTCCCGCGAAACTCAGATTTCCCGCCGGCTTTTCAAACCATATTTGCATATCCCCGCCCCTCAACCCGCCGAGGACCGTTCCCACAGCCCATTGGGCCTCTGTCTCATTCCTTCCGTCCCAATCGTGGAGCAGGACCGCGACTTGCCGGTTCCAATTGGCTGCCGCGCATCACGGTTGTCGGGGCGACAGGGCCTCTATTTGCATACTCTTCCTTGATTGGCTGGGACGCAGTGTGGGTTTTTGGTGGTGGGGGGTAAAGTCTGCCTTCTCTCCCACGGAAGACCACGCCTTGTACAGGCTCCTCCCCCGTCCCCGCCCTCCAGCCGGGCGGGCGCTGCTGACCTGGGCAGGACTCCGCACCCCGCAGACTCAGTGTGGATTTAACCTAGAGCGCAAGTTTCGCTTTTGGAAATTGTCAAGGTGA